GAATTTGATCTGATTTTGTTCAATGCTCCCTATCTTCCGACGATGCCTGAAGAAAAATTAAACGACTGGCTGGAGTTTGCGCTGGACGGGGGAGTTACCGGACGAGAGGTGATTGAAAAGTTTCTGCCTGATGCAGTTCTGCATCTTGCAAAGTTCGGGCGAATACTTTTGCTCATCTCTTCGGCAACGGGACTTGCAGAAATCCAGGAGTTGTGCAGAAAATATGCAACGATCTGTATAGTTGCCGACACAGAAAAGATGGAGGATGGCGAGATGCTGTATGTGCTCCGCATCTCACGCGATCTCTGTTGTTTCCCGGACGGGGCGTGTCAGAGTAGAAGGGCATAAGTGGACCAAGGCCCCAATTATTTGTCATGACAGCCAAAAAAGTTGAGTTCGATGTTACCGGCATGCACTGCGGCGGATGCTCGGGCCATCTCACCACCATGCTTGCCGGACTTCCGGGAGTCACTGATGTGAAAGCAGATCATGTCTCAGGCAAAGTTTCGCTTTCGGTCGAAGGGGATGCAACAACATTCGATGATATTCGTGAGTGCGTTCTGGACGCAGGATTCGATGTTGTGCCGGACTCTCTGAAAAATATTTCGTGAGCTCGGGTCGCCCACGGAAAAGCGGAACGCATGCCTTCGGCCTGCTTACTGCTTCGCAGGAACACACGGAAATTTCACGGAAAAAAAACAGCACGGAACTCTCGTTCAAAAAAATATTTTAGGACTCTCACAAAATAATTTTTGAAATTTTTTTTTTACAAAAATATTTTGTGAATCGAATCGCCAAAAAAATTTCAAAGAAAAAAAACATCAAGGAACTCTCATTCAAAAAAAAATATTTTCGAACTCTCACGAAATAATTTTTGAAACTTATTTATTTAATTTCCGTGATGTTCACGTCTGCTCCGTGATATTTTTCCGTGAAATTTCCGTGTAGTCCCGCGAAGCGGTAAGCAGGCCGAAGGCATGCGTCTCGTTTTTCCGTGGGCTCCTCAAAAATACCACAAAAAAAACCATCCCCCATCGACAAGTAATTACGCCGGAATGGCACAATGGTACATAATGGCCAGGACACTTTCCGAACACGACATCTCACTGCTCCTCAAACTTGCACCTGAATGCGACACACTCGTCTGCAAAGGATCCGAAAACACCTACCGGTCCATACTCCCTCCCGTAGCCAACCATTACGCCAAAGACGCAGACGACTTCGCCGCACGACTCAACAGACTCAGTGACGACGAATTCATCAGACTCGTCGACATGATTCGGGAAGGAAAAGAAGGAATCGGATGCATCCCGGTAGAATGTGCCGAAGTCTTAATCGAACAGGCACTGCGTCGTGCGGGTCCTAACGCAGGCAACGAACTCTACGCACTCTACGAAGCAGGCAGCCAGTGCCACTAATACAAAAAAATATTTTTTTACTCTTCCTTCAGCTTCTTCGAAGTCACCGCAATTGCTGCCTCAGCAAGAACAACGACCTCCTCCTGACGGAAAGTTTCTGAGTTAATTATCAGATCGTACGGTGAAATATCAAAGATATCAATCTCATAATACTCCATATACCGCACTTTCTCGCTTGCCTCGCGGGCAATCGTCTGCTGGTAAGCCTCTTTCGGCGAAACATTCTCGCGCTCGGCAATGCGTTCCGAGCGGCAGCCCGCAGAAGCATACAGCAGAAGTTTCAGATCAGCATTCTCAACCATCCATCCGGCAAGACGGCCTTCCAGAATGATATCATCACTTGCCTCGCCAATCTCTTTTTGTCTCGCATCAATCTTGAGATCAATCTCAGGATTTTCCTCAGCAAGTTTTCCAAAGGAAGCAAGGTCCATACCATGCTCCTTCGCAAGACTGCGGAAAACCTCTCCGGCAGACAAGTAGCGGAGATTATATTTCTCGGCAAGCGCCTTACCCAGAGACGTGGTCCCCGAACCCGGAGACCCGCTGATCGTGATCCGCATTGGTTACAAGCCTCCGATATTGAGAGCTTTGCGGATTACCTGACTGACCGTAAGCGAACACAGCATGTACCAGAGAATCCAGAGAGGGAAGAACCAGAGATAAATATCAAAATAACTGGCAAGACCTGCGAACGGCAGGACGATCGCATTACTCAGATTCGCATTGGCCATGATCAGATCAGTGGTCTGCGGAATGTGTTCGATCAGCCAGAAGAAGATCGGCACCGTCAGTACGAGAATGTATGCCATTGGCTTGAACTGCTGCTGGCTCATCTCCATCTGTTCAGACATCATTGCCTGCTGACGTGCCTGCATCTTTTTGATGGCTTTTTCGTCGCCGGATTTCTGGGCTTCGCGGAACATTGCGTTGAAGTCCTTGAATTTCTCCTGATTGTCCCGCATCTTCTCGTAGTCGATGGTGTACTTCTGAATGAGCGAGGAGTACAGACCCGTAAAGGTTGCGAGAATTAAGACCAGCGCAAAGAACGGCAGGCCGAGAGCTGCGAACGGACCGATCACGATATCGACCAGACCGGCAATGAACGCACGTGCCTCAGGCCATCCGTAGAGCAGCATCATGCCGAACACGACGACTAAGGCGATGTACATTCCGTACTTTTTACCGATTTCCATGAGGTTACCTCAGGGTTGCGGCAAGTTCCTCGACTGCTTTGTCAAGGAGGAAGTCGGCATTGACGATGATCTTCACCGTGCAGCCGGTAAGCATTGCATAGGATGCGGCAAACGCACGGTTCATTTCCTGGTGTTCAGCGATGGATTTTGCACCTTCGACGTCGCGGACGCGGCTTTCGTCGGAGAGGCGGCGGACGAGAATCTGATCATTGTCAGTTTCGACAAGAACGATCACATCAGGCATGATGGCGGAGACTACCCACTCAGGCAGGCCTGCGAGGTATCCGTTCGGGGTCTTGACGGATGCATGCGTGTCAACGATGACGTTGCCGTCGATTGCGGCGATCTTTTCTGCTGCAAGTTTCTGCAGGCGTTTCTGAACCGTACGGTCAAGTTTTCTCATCTGGTCGCGGTCCTGTGCAAGTCCCTCGGCTAAGGCGACTTCAAACATGAAGCTGCCGAAGTTGATGTTCTGGTACGGGACGCCTTCTGCGACGATTTTTTCCATTGAGGTATTAATTACTGTGGTTTTTCCAACACCGGGAACGCCGGTGATGATGACCTTTTTTCCTGCCATATTTTAGATCACTTTTCCTTTGTGAGAATTGTCTAAAGGTTGGAGCGGCAGGATAATAAATCTACTTTTCATTGTGTCTATGAGTCTGAATTCGTTTATTGACGGAGGTCGTTCGTCATTGAGCGTATTCTCATCAGAGGAGAAATATCATCTGATGCTGTGAAAAAATTTCATTGGATTTTTTTCTGAAAAGTTTTCGAGAGAGCTCACATAGAGATGAACATTTTGGAAACACGAACCACACGAAAAATCACGAAATAGTTAACTCACCAAACAATACAAAAAACACGAAATATCTTTTTCGATTAAAATTCAGTCATCGCATGTCTTGTGAGGGCTGAGGATAAAGAGAACATGTTGCGGCCAAAGTCACTCAGAATCAATTGATGTGTCGAAGTTCTTATTTCGTGTTTTTTTGTATTATTTGGTGAGTTAACTATTTCGTGATTTTTCGTGTGGTTCGTGTTTCTCTCAAAAAAATATCACTCGTCACTCACCAGTACACATTTGCCCGACAAAATATTTTCAGACCGAAACATCATTTGATCTGAAAAAAATCTCAAAACAAAAAAATTCCAACAACGCGAAGGATACGCCCCTTGCAACTTACAAAACGTAAAACAAAAAAAAAGAATGTTATTCTTTGCCGCCGAAGAAGCCCCGCATAAACGGATACATCTCCATGATCTGCTCGTTTGCAATCTGTTCATACAGACGATAAACGATCGAGACCGTAAGCAGAAGACCAGTACCTCCGACGAAGCCGATGATACCAAGCATGTTTGCGAGAATACTTAATATTCCGATAAACACACCACCAATCACCGTCACACGCGGAATGTATCTGTCCAGATACCGTTCCAGCACCGCAGGGCTGCGGCGATAGCCCGGAATCTGCATACCAGAGTTCTGGATCTGGCGGGCAACATGTTTCGAATCAAGACCAGCGGTCTTAACCCAGAAGATTGCAAACAGGGCACCACCTGCAATCATAACGATTGCATCAATACCAACACGAATACCAACCTCCCATGCTGCATGGCCGGCACCCGTAAACTGCGGGAGCCACCACATCCAGTCCTGCGGCTGGTTAATCGGTGCAAGATACCACATCAGACCATTGATCGGCGTAGAACCGTTGTACTCTCCAAGGAAGGTAATACCAACACTGGAAAGGAACATACCAATCATCTGAATGTTTGCCTGCAGAACACGGACCAAGATCATCGGCAGAACACTTGCATACACAAGTTTCACCGGGAATCTGGCACGAGCACCACGCACATTTGCGTGGGCAAGCGGAATCTCGATACGGGTTGCCTCAACGTACACAATAAGGAAGAACAACCCTATTGTCGTAACAAGTGCGAGCGCCTCAAGACCGAAGTACTCAATAAAGTTCGCACCCGAGCCGATGACCTCAAACAGTCTGGGGAAGAAACCCACCGCAAACTGATCAGTCGTCGCCTCCCAATTAAGGAAACCGTTCACGAGACCCTGGGCAACTCCTGCAACGATGAAGATACCAACACCAGAACCAATACCCCATTTCGAGACGACCTCGTCCATGAACACAACCAGCAGACCGCCTAAACAGATCTGCAGGAAAATCATGAGCATCACGATCATCGTATTGCCGCCAAACACAGCAGCAACCGACATGTCAGGAGTCATCCATCCGCCCAGCACATTCGGCAGAGCTTCAAGAATGATCATCACAAAGATCAGCAGCTTCTGCAGACCCATGTAAATAACCTGGCCACGCTCATCAGAGGTATTGATCTTAATCAGGTCGGCACCACGAAGCAGCTGCAGTACGATAGATGCGGTCACAATCGGTCCGATACCAAGGTGCAGAATTGTTCCGGATGCACCGGCAAGTAATGCACGGTAGTATTGGAAAACATCCAGAGAAGTTGCACTCAGACCAAAAACCGGAATGTTCGTCAGTATAAAATACAACAGCAGCACCGCGGCAGTCCACATCAACTTATTTTTGAAATGAACGTGACCCTCCGGTGGCCTGACCGCCGGCATCTTTGCCAGCAGTGGTTCCATTCGATCCAGCAGTTCTCCCATGAGTGATACACCAAAAAATTAAATTTAGGGGGTCAGTGTCTGACCGCCCTTTTCCTGAACTTTTGCGACAGCACGCTCGGAGAAATTCTCTGCGGTGATCTCAAGTTTATGAGTAACCTGGCCTCCGCCGAGAACCTTCTCAACACCAATCTGTGCGGCGTCAAGAATAATAACATCTCCGTTTTGTGTGGCAATACCGCGGGCAACAAGATCCGGAATCATTTGGTCAATATCACCAATATCGAGAACTTCATAGGTAACGGAGGTCTTGCAGACAAATCCGTGTTTACCTTCCGTCTTCCCGAGCAGATAGAACCGGCTGAAATTGTGGTCACGCCATCCTGCCTGTCCACGACCTCCGCGGTTACCTGCACCACGGCGGTTCTTATGGGTTCCTCCACCGCAAGTGCGGGTTCCCCGGAACTTTGAACGCTTGTTGACTGGCATACTTTTTACCTCATCTTGATCAGAAGGTCGTTAATTTCCTTCCCGTAGTATCCAAGGGCACCGCCCTGATTGTACGTACGCTTCGTGGTCTTGTATCCCTTTCTTGGCGGGTGCATACGAAGCACCGGCTTAAGTTCGGGAACATCCTTCATCCGGATCTGGCCTGCGACGAGAGCTGCTGCAAGGTCTGCAATGCTTCCATAGGAAGTTGCTTCCTTCACATACTCTTCAGTGAGCGGCTTGTTTCCGGTGAGTCTTCCACGGGTAGAGAGGATCGTCTCAAGGGTTGCAGCGTCAACTTCACCGAACGCAATGAAGTCCTTTGCCTTCCGGATCATACCGAGGTACTCCGGAGTCTCGGGCACGAGGACACAGTGGTTGATGTGGTGAAGACGCAGCATCTTTAAGGTCTCCTTAATGTCGCGGCGGGTGTTAACGACACCGCGAACCTGCACAACTGCGTACATTACTTTCTACCTCCGATACGAATCAGATTCGTTTCGCGAAGTGCGTTGTAGGTAGCCTTTGCGAAGTTGAGGGTCGTTCTCGTGTTACCACTCGTGTTGACCCACACATCACGGATACCGGCAAGTGCCAGAACCTTCTTACCAACGTCACCAGTCACCAGACCGATTCCTTTCGGAGCGGGCTTGAGAGTAACCGTAACAGATCCTGCTTTACCGGTAACTTCCATCGGGACAGAGTGTTTCTGACCGCAGCCGCATTCCCAGGAACCGCATCCACGGCGGACCTTGACAACGTTGAGCTTTGCATTCACGATTGCTTTCTTAATCGCAGTACCGACCTGAACATCTCTGCCCTGGCCGAAACCGATGTAACCATCCTTGTTGCCGACAACAACGACCGCTCTGAACTTAATACGGCGACCGGAGTCAGTCATACGCTGCATCATGTCAATGCAGAGGACTTCGTCAACAAGGTCAGGGAGCATTGCATCAACAATGCCTGCTTCCTTAATCGGGTATCCGCTTGCAAGAATATCATCAAAGCTTGCAAACTCTCCGGCCATAACTTTTCTGCCAAGACCGGTGATTGGGATCCACTCTTCCTGTTCGTAAGCCATGTTACTCCAGCTCCTTCATGATTGCGTCTTTTGCAGACTCGACCTGAGAGACGAGATCTGCATAACGGTCATCGTATTCCGCAATGTGGGCGCCGTTACAGCGGTCCTCATCCGGAAGGATGCTCTCTCCGACGGGTACGTCGAATCCTGCATCAACTGCTCCTTTCACTGCTGCAAACACACGTGCACCGGTGGATGCAACCTGCAGACCGATATCTGCAATTGCACCATCGTATCCTGCCTTCTGGGCACGGACTGCGAACAGCATACCGGTCAGGTATGCAGCCGGGGTGTTTCCAAGGTAGCCCTTGTATCCGTAGTTTGCGAGTTCTTTGCTGTTCACGTGAACGAGCGTGTAGTCGCCGTCCATCTGTGCAGCGACAAGCTGAATGATGATGTGGCGGTTCGTCTTGCGGACAACCATACGGTTTCTGCCGGAGACGATCAGCCGCTGGCGCTGGTAGTAATCAGTTCTGCCTTCACGGCGTCTGCGGAACTGAACAAAGTATCTTCCATTTGTTGCCATTGTTTAGTCCCTCCGGGAAGTAACGAGCTCGACCTGAGTCTTCAGGTGAGCGACACTGCGGAACTGACCACCGGCTGCGCGGCGGTAAAGTCTGCGGTACTCGGTTCTGGTAATGGAACCTGCCTCACGCTGTGCACGGAGCTCTTTGCGCTGTGCACGGATCTTTTTGATCCACTGGGTCTTGGACGGTGTGCGTGCACCTTTTGCACCATTGCGGCGTCCCGGGCCTTTACAGTGCCCGTATGCGCGTTTTGCAATGCGTGCCCGTGCACGTCCGCGGGAGATACCTTTCTTCTGATGGGAAGAGATTGCTCCTTCCTCGATCAGTCTGCGGATATCTTCACGGGACATTGCGCTCTGAACGTCGGAGAGTTTCTCCGGGTTGATCCAGACACGGTTCACACCGCAGCCGAGAACAGATGCTGCAATACGGCGCTGGGATGCAAGATCACTCATTGGACTTCGCCTCCTCGACAACCGGTGCAACAACAGTCATTGCCTCTTTCGGGTTCAGGACCTTGATACCAAGGGTTGCTGCCTTTGTCTGCATAGCAGCACGCTTCTGACCGCCGACGGATCCGCCGATACGAACAGCTGTCGTTGCTGCATCAATCTCTTCAAGTTCGGCCGGGGTGAACACGAGAACTTCACGGTATCCGCTTGGGTGGAATCCGCGAATTGCTTTCGGTGCTCCAAATCCTGCTTCCGGGTGTGCACCCTTTGCACGGTAATCTTTGCGCTGCTTGCTGTGCAGACCGCGTGGTCTGCGCCAGGTGTCAGCCAGTTTAACCTTTGCACAGAGACACTGGCGGGAGAATCTGGCTCTCTTTGCAGCACGTGCACGAATCAGTTTCTTAATTTCGCTCGCCATGTTAGTTACCTCTGTTGGTAATGTAGATACCGTCCTGGAAGACACGCGGGTCACGGTTGCGGACCTTGCAGGCCTGCTCGATGTTTGCTGCGGTGTTTCCGATCTTTTCACGGTCAATACCGGTTAAGATCACTTCGTCGCCCTGGACTTTTACCTTCACGCCTTCTACGATCTTTGCGTAGCGGGCTTGTTTCTCGCCAAGGAAGTTGGCGATCTCAACGCGTTCGCCTGCAACCTTCACCTGAATCGGGAAGTGGTTGTAGACAACTTTCATGTGGTACTCGTAGCCCTCGGCAACGCCTTTTGCCATTACATGCAGAAGTGCGTTGTAGGTGCCGACGAGTGCATACACACGGCGTCTGGGAGATTCGGTGGTAATTCTGACACTGCCGTTTTCAGCGACAATGTCAATTGCCGGGTGGTGCATAATGCGTGCAAGGGTGCCTTTTGCTCCCTTCACAGTCATCAGGTCACCTTCTTTGGTGATGGTTACACCTGTCGGGATCTGGAAAATCATTTCATGCATAATTTACCTCTCCTTAGAAGACATATCCTAACAGCTCACCGCCGACGCCGAGCTTACGCGCCTGTTCGTGGGACATGACACCCTGGGAAGTGGTCAGAATAATAATTCCAAAACCCTTTCCTGGCAGGTATCTCATTTCCCAGGACTCGAGGTCCTCAACTTTTACTGAGAAACGGGGGGTGATAACACCGCACTTGTTGATGCCGCCGGTAAGGGAAATCTCATACTGACCTCCTCTGCCGTCCTCAACCTTCTCGAAACCGTTAATATATCCGTATTCCTGCATGACTTTAAGCATGTCACCAAAGAGGCGGCTTGCCGGTTCAACAGCCACTACAAGCTTACCAGTGTCACCGGCATTCTTGATAGCGCTCATTGCGTCTGCAATCGGATTCTGTTTTGTCATTCTCCGTCACCTCTTAGTTCATCTTCTTAAAGCCCATCGTGGGTGCCCACTCACGGAAGCACTGGCGGCAGAAGTAAATGTTGTATCTGCGCACAAGTCCCTGCTTACGTCCGCAAAGCTGGCACTGGTTTGCACCACGACCAAACTTTTTCTGCTGGACCTTGCCGTTGTCCTTTGCTGCCATATTACTCCACCTCGATGCCGAATGACTCGGTCACAAATGCCATGGACTCCTCACGGGTCACATGCAGTTTGCTGTTGAGCTTCTTCTGCTGGATCTTTCTGCGTGCGGTTCTCGTACCTTTCTTCTCGATAACTGCGATAATATCCATACCGTAGATACCGATCTTCGGGTCATATGCCTGACCCGGAAAGTCCGTGTGTTCCTCAATACCGAAACCGAAGTTGCCGGTTGCATCAAACTGGCGTGCGTGAAGAACGTTCTCCACAACATAGCACTTTAATGCAGTCTGAAGGAAGGTCACAGCCTTCTCGCCGCGAAGGGTTACTTTGCAGCCGAGCGGCTGGCCACGGCGGACACCGAAAGCCGGAAGTGTGTTTTTCGCATAGGAACGGATTGGCTTGGATCCTTTGGTAAGGTCTGCCATGATGTTCTCGGCGTTGACAAGACGTTCTCCTGCCTCGCCGACACCCATGTGAACGACAACCTTTGCAACGAAGGGCTTCTGCATTTCACTCATGCATCAACACCCCAGGTTGAAAGGAAGGACTCGGTGGTTCCGATCATGTAGATGTAGTCTTCGATGGTCTCGAACTTCTCACCGTCTGCTGTCTCAAGGACAACGCGGTTGGGAAGGGAAGATTCCTGAATTTTGATCTCGACAATCTTACCGGTCTTGGTCGTGTGCTGACCGCCGATGATCATTGCCATGTTGCCTACTGCGAATGGGAAGTGCTGCTGGACAACAAACCGGTCGTCGCCAGTGATGGTGATGACAAGAGAGTCTTTTCCTTTGCAGCTGTTGTCGCTGATGAAGTTTGCACCGCTCGTCAGGTTGATCTGGGTCTTGCCGCCGGTAATGGTGGTCTTGTTTGCGACTTTGACCAGTTGGACCTGTGCTGCTTCAGAGGTGATCTCGTGAGCAGTCTGGCGTCCCTTTGCATCAACAAGAATAATGAAATGCTTGTTAACTTTCGGGAAGCTGACGATGTCGAACACGTCGATACCGATGTGTTCATCAGTTACGATCTTGCCGTTCAGAACAACATGACGGTCGTGAAGAATCTTCTTGACTTCTTTGGTGTTCTGGGCGAAGTTCATCTGATCGCGCATCCAGACACCGATCGGAAGAGCGGATCCGTCGTGCGGACCGTGTGCGGTACTTACCACATACTTGCTTTCCTTACGGGCAATCTGCCATGCGTCCGGTGCTGTCATACGCTTTGTACGAGTCATTATGCCTTCACCTCAAGGCGTGCGACGCGTTTTGCGTCTTTGAGATTCAGTTTGGTGATCATCACATTCGAAGGGTCAACGGGTCTTGGAACATCCTCGCCATTTGCCTTCTTCACTGCAACACCGTGAACAAGAACTTTGCTGCTCTTTGTGTCAACTGCGTCGACAACAGCTTCGGTTCCTGCGAACTCACCGCGGAGTACCTTTACGGTATCGCCGGTGACAACACGGAAACTGCGCTTGCCATATTTCTTACGGAGATCATCAGCGAGAGTTGCGTGTAAGAACGCTCCACGAACGTGGATAGGTGCGTTGTACCGGAACTTTCTCTGTTTTCTCGGCTGAATGCTTGCAATACGTGCCATGTTTTCACCTTAGATAATGATCGTTGCCATCGATCCGACTTTGGGGAACCGTTCTGCAACTTCACGTGCGACCGGTCCTTTGATATCAGTACCACGCGGGTCACCGTTATCATTTAAGAGGATCATTGCGTTCTCTTCAAAGGAAACACGCAGACCGTTCGGACGGCGGAATTCCTTTTTCTGACGGACAACAACTGCTCTGACAAGCTTTCTCTTCATATCGGGAGTTCCCTTCTTGACAGTAACTGTCGCAAGGTCGCCGATACCCATCTTCGGCTGACGGTTTTTGACACCATGGTAACCGAAGACGGAAACAATCTGTACAACACGGGCGCCCGTGTTGTCTGCACAAACCATCTTGGAGCCGGTCTGAAGTGCGCGCGGGATCTTGGATGTTAATCCTTTCATGCCCGGGTCACCTCAACAACGACATAGGAGGTTGTTTTGTTCAATGGTCTGCACTCTGCAATGGTAACCTCGTCGCCGATTCTGGCGTCGAGGCATGGAGCCATGTGTGCGTGAATTTTGGAACTGCGCTTCTCATATCTGTCATATTTCTTGACAAAGTGAAGGTAGTTCCGTTCAACGACAACGGTCCCCTGCATGCGCTCACTCACGACCTTACCGGTAATCACCTGGCCGCGCACCGGTAAGCTGCCGTGGAATGGGCAGTTTACATCGTCACAGTCCTTTTCAGGTGCTGTAACATTTAAGCCGATATTTTTTGCCATATTTAACCCTCATCTTACGCGCATTGTAACGCGCCGCGTTGGAGAAACAGACAAGCATGAGCAGTCTATTACAACATTAACACTATCCGGGAGGGTTACCCGGAGTAACATATATTGTTTCTCCAAGCACTTAATCCCATTCCCTGTCTGAAGGGAAAATGTATTTTTGGTTTCATCGACGATGAAACCAGACATTCCCTCCTGTGTTTTGTTGCGTGATCCCACCACAACCGCATACAAACCAATCAGTTCATGATTGCAGATCGACTGTGGTGTGATCATAGACTGTTTTACGCCTGACGCTTTGCCTGTTCAGTCTTAATACGTGCGATAGTTCTGCGAACTTCCCGGATCTTTCCGGGGTTTTCCGGTGCACCACCGGCGCTGACTTTTCCGTACTGCTGGATTAACTCGTTCTTGAGTTTCTGCTCGTTTTCCACAAGCTCAGCATCGGAGAACTGGGCAACTTCCTTTGCTCTGAAGATTGCCATAACTTAGGCCTCCTTTGCGAACTCAGTTTCGTTTTCCGGCTCATTTGCAAGTTCTGCATCAAACTCTTCAAACACATCAGCCTCGGCCATCTGTGCCGGAGCAGGGTTTGCGTCCGGGCGGATCTCAAAGTGATCCGGCAGGATTGCTCCCGGTGGGACAATCTTAACCTGAACACCAATGATACCGAGCTTCTTGATTGCGGTTGCATATCCGGACTCAACGACTGACTCAGCCGGTTCACCGGAGTGTTTGATGTATCCTTCTACGAATTTCTGCACACGTGCACGGGCACCGGTGAGCTTACCTGCGACGATAACTTCGCAGCCAAGTGCTCCCGAGTCCATAACACGGCGGATAACGGAGGAACCTGCCTTACGGAAGTACCATCCGCGCTCCAGTGCATTTGCAAGGCGCTCTGCCATGATCTGTGCATTTAAGTTCGGGTTTGCAACCTGCTGAACTTCAACCTGCGGAGAGTCGATACCATACACGGTGTTAAGGTCAGACGTAATCTGGCGAACCAGTTTACCGCCTTTACCGATAACGATACCCGGTTTCTCTGCAAAGATCGTGACCTGAGTTCCAATTGGGGTACGGACGATGTCCATTCCACCGTATCCGGCACGCTTGAGTTCCTTGTTGAGGTACTGCTCAACACGGACCTTGCGAACGCCGTCTGCGACAAACTTCTTCTCAATAGTCATACTTACTGCACCTCGCGGAGGATGATCTCAACGTTTACGGAGTCTCTGTGTTTCGGAGTTGCTCTGCCCATTGCACGGGGGAAGATTGCCTTAATGCACCGGCCTTTGTTTGCTGCGGCATGGATGATGACCATCTTTTCCGGAGCAAGACCTGCGTACTCGGCGTTCTTCTGTGCGGAGCGGATTAAACGGACGTACTCTCCAGCTGCCTTGACCGGATATCTTCCGGCTGCGGTGCCAAAGGTTTTGCCGTTTAAGCTCTTCTGGTGGCCGACATTTCTTGCATAGCGGTGGAACGGTACTGCTCTCTTGAGATCAATAACCTGTTCTAAGTATGCAACTGCATCGTCTGCCA
This Methanorbis rubei DNA region includes the following protein-coding sequences:
- a CDS encoding uL15m family ribosomal protein, with amino-acid sequence MPVNKRSKFRGTRTCGGGTHKNRRGAGNRGGRGQAGWRDHNFSRFYLLGKTEGKHGFVCKTSVTYEVLDIGDIDQMIPDLVARGIATQNGDVIILDAAQIGVEKVLGGGQVTHKLEITAENFSERAVAKVQEKGGQTLTP
- a CDS encoding heavy-metal-associated domain-containing protein, which gives rise to MTAKKVEFDVTGMHCGGCSGHLTTMLAGLPGVTDVKADHVSGKVSLSVEGDATTFDDIRECVLDAGFDVVPDSLKNIS
- the secY gene encoding preprotein translocase subunit SecY; translated protein: MGELLDRMEPLLAKMPAVRPPEGHVHFKNKLMWTAAVLLLYFILTNIPVFGLSATSLDVFQYYRALLAGASGTILHLGIGPIVTASIVLQLLRGADLIKINTSDERGQVIYMGLQKLLIFVMIILEALPNVLGGWMTPDMSVAAVFGGNTMIVMLMIFLQICLGGLLVVFMDEVVSKWGIGSGVGIFIVAGVAQGLVNGFLNWEATTDQFAVGFFPRLFEVIGSGANFIEYFGLEALALVTTIGLFFLIVYVEATRIEIPLAHANVRGARARFPVKLVYASVLPMILVRVLQANIQMIGMFLSSVGITFLGEYNGSTPINGLMWYLAPINQPQDWMWWLPQFTGAGHAAWEVGIRVGIDAIVMIAGGALFAIFWVKTAGLDSKHVARQIQNSGMQIPGYRRSPAVLERYLDRYIPRVTVIGGVFIGILSILANMLGIIGFVGGTGLLLTVSIVYRLYEQIANEQIMEMYPFMRGFFGGKE
- a CDS encoding HemK2/MTQ2 family protein methyltransferase, with the protein product MIIDTNQIYFPAEDTFLLMHAALREVKPEDRVLEVGTGSGAVAKAMMDVAPQTVATEINPHAAQYAGEQGVNVVRGNLLDPLSGEFDLILFNAPYLPTMPEEKLNDWLEFALDGGVTGREVIEKFLPDAVLHLAKFGRILLLISSATGLAEIQELCRKYATICIVADTEKMEDGEMLYVLRISRDLCCFPDGACQSRRA
- a CDS encoding DUF106 domain-containing protein, which translates into the protein MEIGKKYGMYIALVVVFGMMLLYGWPEARAFIAGLVDIVIGPFAALGLPFFALVLILATFTGLYSSLIQKYTIDYEKMRDNQEKFKDFNAMFREAQKSGDEKAIKKMQARQQAMMSEQMEMSQQQFKPMAYILVLTVPIFFWLIEHIPQTTDLIMANANLSNAIVLPFAGLASYFDIYLWFFPLWILWYMLCSLTVSQVIRKALNIGGL
- a CDS encoding 50S ribosomal protein L30, coding for MYAVVQVRGVVNTRRDIKETLKMLRLHHINHCVLVPETPEYLGMIRKAKDFIAFGEVDAATLETILSTRGRLTGNKPLTEEYVKEATSYGSIADLAAALVAGQIRMKDVPELKPVLRMHPPRKGYKTTKRTYNQGGALGYYGKEINDLLIKMR
- a CDS encoding 50S ribosomal protein L19e; this encodes MSDLASQRRIAASVLGCGVNRVWINPEKLSDVQSAMSREDIRRLIEEGAISSHQKKGISRGRARARIAKRAYGHCKGPGRRNGAKGARTPSKTQWIKKIRAQRKELRAQREAGSITRTEYRRLYRRAAGGQFRSVAHLKTQVELVTSRRD
- a CDS encoding adenylate kinase codes for the protein MAGKKVIITGVPGVGKTTVINTSMEKIVAEGVPYQNINFGSFMFEVALAEGLAQDRDQMRKLDRTVQKRLQKLAAEKIAAIDGNVIVDTHASVKTPNGYLAGLPEWVVSAIMPDVIVLVETDNDQILVRRLSDESRVRDVEGAKSIAEHQEMNRAFAASYAMLTGCTVKIIVNADFLLDKAVEELAATLR
- a CDS encoding 50S ribosomal protein L18, with amino-acid sequence MATNGRYFVQFRRRREGRTDYYQRQRLIVSGRNRMVVRKTNRHIIIQLVAAQMDGDYTLVHVNSKELANYGYKGYLGNTPAAYLTGMLFAVRAQKAGYDGAIADIGLQVASTGARVFAAVKGAVDAGFDVPVGESILPDEDRCNGAHIAEYDDRYADLVSQVESAKDAIMKELE
- a CDS encoding 30S ribosomal protein S5; its protein translation is MAYEQEEWIPITGLGRKVMAGEFASFDDILASGYPIKEAGIVDAMLPDLVDEVLCIDMMQRMTDSGRRIKFRAVVVVGNKDGYIGFGQGRDVQVGTAIKKAIVNAKLNVVKVRRGCGSWECGCGQKHSVPMEVTGKAGSVTVTLKPAPKGIGLVTGDVGKKVLALAGIRDVWVNTSGNTRTTLNFAKATYNALRETNLIRIGGRK
- the cmk gene encoding (d)CMP kinase, which encodes MRITISGSPGSGTTSLGKALAEKYNLRYLSAGEVFRSLAKEHGMDLASFGKLAEENPEIDLKIDARQKEIGEASDDIILEGRLAGWMVENADLKLLLYASAGCRSERIAERENVSPKEAYQQTIAREASEKVRYMEYYEIDIFDISPYDLIINSETFRQEEVVVLAEAAIAVTSKKLKEE